A portion of the Colias croceus chromosome 25, ilColCroc2.1 genome contains these proteins:
- the LOC123703050 gene encoding uncharacterized protein LOC123703050: MSIHAILPVFQEWMTRRHGSLSFRTTQILTGHGCFGKYLCRIGKQPNAACHHCDCEEDTAQHTLESCPAWTAESDALRAMVGSDLSLPIVVGAMCEREDVWMAVLSFCDAVMSQKESAERDRERRNPVRRRARRRGRRVT; the protein is encoded by the coding sequence ATGTCTATCCATGCCATTTTGCCTGTATTTCAGGAATGGATGACTAGGCGCCACGGCTCGCTCTCATTCCGCACGACACAGATTCTGACGGGGCATGGTTGCTTCGGTAAGTATCTGTGTCGAATAGGAAAACAGCCAAATGCTGCTTGTCACCATTGTGACTGTGAGGAGGACACGGCTCAGCACACCTTAGAGTCGTGTCCAGCGTGGACAGCGGAAAGCGATGCACTACGTGCTATGGTTGGATCAGACCTTTCACTTCCGATCGTAGTTGGTGCCATGTGTGAAAGAGAGGACGTGTGGATGGCAGTGCTGTCTTTCTGTGATGCAGTGATGTCACAGAAAGAAAGTGCTGAGCGCGACCGGGAGCGTAGGAATCCCGTGCGTCGCAGAGCACGCCGCAGGGGACGTCGGGTCACTTAG